A genomic window from Pecten maximus chromosome 2, xPecMax1.1, whole genome shotgun sequence includes:
- the LOC117321981 gene encoding sialin-like — protein sequence MTATAETTNTSQNGGMGGPPVNKRILQTQFSVDSLPGESGARRRRTTSGGGFHRQSSLSLHHWDSYKVIKKDVDEPLEEHPEAEATKTKVPWWTSHRVRLSLICFMGFFCLYANRVNLSVAIICMVKQEVANETGINLEKSTNESHVTFRNHSYDSGLITQNISFRNHEIEGPEVSVCPTSAWSSQSQTGEFGWDKSLRGILLGAFFWGYTIMQIPAGWLAEQYGPRETVFGGMLLVSALTLLTPLLARGSPYLLLIGRVLIGVGEAMMYPGAQVLWAKWAPPEERSRLVGFSFGGCQLGNALAFPIASLLCQYGFDGGWPAIFYVLGGLALIWTFVWLICVRNTPAEKPGISEREVRYIESSLGCVFHSTKNSHKKKHPIPWKAMLTSLPVWSILVANFCGNYGAYMLLTQMPTYMKEVLHFDIKSNGVFSMIPYIVFWIFVIIAALFADFFISRNILSIEWTRKLCGSIGMFVPAVFLIAVGYMDCFHQIEAVALLTLSLAFCGFQFASFFVNHADIAPKYAGTIFGITNTGASVPGILAPYVVSSITQNKTPGEWRVAFYIAAAIYAFGGIFYIVFAKGRIQPWSSEEEDVDDNTDINLTDLSENTKTLISNEEKAETNGTRDV from the exons ATGACGGCCACCGCCGAAACAACTAACACAAGTCAAAATGGAGGAATGGGCGGACCTCCTGTTAACAAACGTATCCTCCAAACCCAGTTCAGTGTCGACTCTCTCCCTGGCGAAAGTGGCGCGAGGCGAAGGAGAACTACTTCCGGTGGAGGTTTTCACAGACAGTCAAGTCTAAGTCTACACCACTGGGACTCTTACAAAGTAATTAAGAAAGATGTCGATGAACCACTTGAGGAGCACCCCGAAGCTGAAGCAACAAAGACGAAAG TTCCGTGGTGGACATCACACCGAGTGCGTCTGTCCTTGATCTGTTTTATGGGATTCTTCTGTCTGTATGCTAATCGAGTCAATTTGAGTGTGGCCATCATATGTATGGTCAAACAGGAAGTGGCCAATGAAACTGGTATAAATCTCGAGAAATCCACTAATGAATCACACGTGACATTCCGTAACCATAGCTATGATTCCGGACTAATTACACAAAACATATCATTCCGGAACCATGAGATAGAAGGACCGGAAGTTAGTGTTTGTCCAACGTCCGCTTGGTCATCCCAATCACAG ACGGGGGAATTCGGATGGGACAAAAGTCTCCGGGGGATATTACTGGGAGCCTTTTTCTGGGGCTATACTATAATGCAGATTCCGGCTGGGTGGCTGGCGGAACAATACGGACCGCGCGAAACCGTTTTTGGAGGGATGCTTCTTGTATCGGCACTCACGCTACTTACACCGCTTCTCGCCAGAGGGAGCCCCTATCTCCTCCTTATTGGGAGAGTACTGATAGGAGTTGGTGAG GCGATGATGTATCCCGGGGCCCAGGTTCTGTGGGCCAAGTGGGCCCCACCAGAGGAACGGAGTCGGCTGGTCGGTTTCTCTTTCGGAGGGTGTCAGCTAGGGAACGCGTTGGCCTTTCCAATAGCGAGCCTCCTGTGTCAGTACGGATTTGACGGAGGCTGGCCTGCCATCTTCTACGTACTGG GAGGTTTGGCTCTGATCTGGACGTTTGTCTGGTTGATATGTGTAAGGAACACACCAGCGGAAAAGCCAGGCATATCTGAAAGAGAAGTTCGGTATATCGAGAGTTCGCTGGGATGTGTATTTCATTCCACCAAGAACTCCCACAAGAAG AAACACCCGATTCCATGGAAAGCTATGCTGACGTCACTTCCTGTTTGGTCTATACTTGTTGCAAACTTCTGCGGTAACTATGGAGCGTACATGCTGCTTACACAAATGCCGACATACATGAAAGAAGTCCttcattttgatatcaaatca aacGGAGTGTTTTCCATGATTCCGTATATCGTGTTTTGGATTTTTGTCATCATTGCTGCCCTCTTTGCCGATTTCTTCATATCTAGAAACATTTTGTCTATAGAATGGACGAGGAAGCTGTGCGGATCAATAG GAATGTTTGTTCCTGCAGTATTCCTGATTGCCGTTGGTTACATGGACTGTTTTCATCAGATCGAGGCTGTCGCCCTGTTGACGTTGTCTTTGGCGTTTTGCGGGTTTCAATTTGCCTCTTTCTTTGTGAACCACGCCGATATTGCTCCGAAGTACGCCGGGACTATTTTTGGTATAACGAACACTGGCGCGAGCGTGCCAGGTATTCTTGCGCCATATGTTGTCAGTTCAATCACGCAAAAT AAAACACCGGGAGAATGGAGAGTGGCTTTTTACATCGCCGCTGCTATTTATGCGTTTGGAGGGATATTTTACATCGTATTTGCCAAGGGGAGGATACAACCCTGGTCTTCAGAGGAAGAGGACGTCGACGACAATACGGATATCAATTTAACGGATCTATCTGAAAACACAAAGACGTTGATCAGTAATGAAGAGAAAGCCGAAACTAATGGCACGCGTGATGTGTGA